The Deltaproteobacteria bacterium genome window below encodes:
- a CDS encoding TIGR03619 family F420-dependent LLM class oxidoreductase — protein sequence MRYGVHLGGAAALRTVDGAKQIGELAEELGYDGMLTGDHITIPKEIASEYPYTKFSQALGADPYVVFTTSDWLDAFTVLALLVPVTKTVRLGTSVTIVPYRHPLEMARVVATLDVISGGRMIFGAGVGWMEEEFRLLGVPFKERASRTCEYIAVMKEVWTKDAPRFSGQFVQIEKDLHFAPKPLQKPHPPIWVGGESTPALKRVAEFGDGWHIGPVELEDIKPKFDELRTLMAKAGRDFSQLEITSMVDSRRLSAADIRAYRDMGVTGLYVVAPGPDPQTVLKILRNFPKKVQDA from the coding sequence ATGCGTTATGGAGTGCATCTTGGCGGCGCAGCGGCGCTGCGTACGGTTGACGGCGCTAAACAGATTGGCGAACTGGCCGAGGAACTTGGCTACGATGGAATGCTGACCGGGGATCACATCACCATCCCCAAAGAAATCGCTTCCGAGTATCCCTATACGAAGTTTTCACAAGCCTTAGGAGCCGATCCCTATGTGGTGTTTACCACCAGCGATTGGCTGGATGCTTTTACCGTGCTGGCTTTGCTGGTCCCGGTGACGAAGACGGTGCGCCTGGGGACGAGCGTGACGATCGTCCCGTATCGCCATCCGCTCGAAATGGCGCGGGTGGTGGCGACGCTGGACGTGATCTCTGGCGGTCGGATGATCTTCGGCGCCGGCGTCGGGTGGATGGAAGAAGAGTTTCGCTTACTGGGCGTGCCGTTTAAGGAGCGGGCGTCGCGTACGTGCGAATACATTGCCGTGATGAAGGAAGTGTGGACGAAAGATGCGCCGCGTTTCAGTGGCCAGTTTGTCCAGATTGAGAAAGATCTTCATTTCGCGCCCAAGCCGCTCCAGAAGCCGCATCCGCCAATTTGGGTCGGCGGGGAATCGACCCCAGCGTTGAAACGGGTGGCAGAATTCGGTGACGGTTGGCATATCGGGCCGGTCGAGCTGGAGGATATTAAGCCCAAGTTCGATGAGCTGCGCACGCTCATGGCGAAAGCCGGGCGAGATTTTTCCCAGCTGGAGATTACTTCGATGGTCGATTCGCGGCGGCTCTCCGCTGCCGATATCCGTGCCTATCGCGACATGGGAGTGACAGGCTTGTATGTTGTCGCCCCCGGACCTGATCCGCAAACCGTTCTCAAGATCCTCCGCAACTTCCCCAAGAAAGTGCAGGACGCATAG